Proteins found in one Nocardia brasiliensis ATCC 700358 genomic segment:
- a CDS encoding acyl-CoA dehydrogenase family protein: MRFALSPEQLDFGGSVRKLLDAGRTPAAVRHWATGDPRPGRALIRQLAGAGVLGLAIDDEHGGVGAEPIDLVVAFIELGRAAAPGPLIETAAAIPALLQALPDSEPAARWLPGLAEGSALGTLACTPPEQSSVALDADTAEVVLIADGARLSTAQRTGTIRSIDPARRLFTVAADEPVAEGDAVRAAVATAFDTGALACAAQLLGAGRALLDATTGYAKQRKQFGKPIGEFQAVKQKLADVLIGLDLAEPLLYRAALTMATPTRGRDVSAAVIACGDAAYRAARAALQVHGAIGYTAEYDLSLWLTRVTALRSAWGTTDLHRGRIARALRDEATAERGTA; the protein is encoded by the coding sequence ATGAGGTTCGCGCTCAGTCCCGAACAGCTCGACTTCGGCGGCAGCGTACGCAAGCTGCTCGACGCCGGGCGCACGCCGGCGGCCGTGCGCCATTGGGCGACCGGTGATCCGCGGCCCGGCCGCGCGCTCATCCGGCAGCTGGCCGGGGCCGGTGTGCTCGGTCTGGCCATCGATGACGAACACGGCGGGGTCGGGGCCGAACCGATCGATCTGGTGGTGGCGTTCATCGAACTCGGCCGGGCCGCCGCGCCCGGACCGCTGATCGAGACGGCGGCCGCGATACCCGCTCTCCTGCAAGCACTCCCCGACAGCGAACCCGCCGCGCGCTGGTTGCCCGGCCTCGCCGAAGGCAGCGCGCTGGGCACCCTCGCGTGCACCCCGCCGGAACAGAGCAGCGTCGCGCTGGACGCCGACACCGCCGAAGTGGTGCTGATCGCCGACGGCGCGCGGCTGTCCACCGCGCAACGCACCGGAACCATCCGATCGATCGACCCGGCTCGGCGGTTGTTCACCGTCGCGGCCGACGAACCGGTCGCCGAGGGCGACGCGGTGCGCGCGGCCGTGGCCACCGCCTTCGATACCGGGGCGCTGGCCTGCGCGGCCCAGCTGCTCGGCGCGGGCCGGGCATTGCTCGACGCCACCACCGGATATGCCAAGCAGCGCAAGCAGTTCGGCAAGCCGATCGGCGAGTTCCAGGCCGTCAAACAGAAGCTCGCCGATGTGCTGATCGGGCTCGACCTGGCCGAACCGCTGCTCTACCGCGCCGCCCTCACCATGGCGACACCGACCCGCGGGCGCGACGTCTCCGCGGCCGTGATCGCCTGCGGTGATGCGGCCTACCGGGCTGCGCGCGCGGCCCTGCAGGTGCACGGCGCGATCGGTTACACCGCCGAATACGACCTTTCGCTGTGGCTCACCCGGGTCACCGCGCTGCGCTCCGCCTGGGGCACAACAGATCTGCATCGCGGCCGGATCGCCCGCGCGTTGCGCGACGAGGCGACGGCCGAGCGAGGAACGGCATGA
- a CDS encoding acyl-CoA dehydrogenase family protein — MDLEIDQATQEFQAEVRDFLAAQKPAQPLPSMDTKAGFEAHRAWERTLAEARLSVVAWPDEYGGRDVSLLEWVLFEQEYYAANAPGRVSQNGIFLLAPTLFEHGTTEQLDRIMPRMARGDDIWAQAWSEPEAGSDLAGIRSTARRTSGGWLLSGQKTWSSRAAYADWAFGLFRSDPEAERHKGLTYVMFPLTADGVSVRPIPQLDGEPGFAEIFLDEVFVPDRDVIGAPGEGWRVAMSTSSNERGLSLRSPGRFSATAQRLIDLWLDQGDQANTAQRDAVVDAWIGSEAYRLHTFGTVTRLNEGGKLGAESSITKVFWSELDIAMHETGLDVLGAAAERSGPWTDGYLFSLSGPIYAGTNEIQRNIIAERLLGLPRGSSR; from the coding sequence GTGGACCTCGAGATCGACCAGGCGACACAGGAATTCCAGGCCGAAGTCCGCGACTTCCTGGCCGCGCAGAAACCCGCGCAACCGCTCCCCTCGATGGACACCAAAGCGGGGTTCGAGGCCCACCGCGCGTGGGAACGCACCCTCGCCGAGGCGCGCCTGTCCGTGGTCGCGTGGCCGGACGAGTACGGCGGCCGCGACGTGTCGCTGCTGGAGTGGGTGCTGTTCGAGCAGGAATACTACGCGGCGAACGCGCCGGGCCGGGTGAGTCAGAACGGCATCTTCCTGCTGGCGCCAACACTTTTCGAGCACGGCACCACCGAGCAGCTGGACCGGATCATGCCGCGGATGGCGCGCGGTGACGACATCTGGGCCCAGGCCTGGTCCGAACCCGAAGCGGGCAGCGACCTCGCGGGCATCCGGTCGACCGCGCGGCGCACCAGCGGCGGCTGGCTGCTGAGCGGGCAGAAGACCTGGAGTTCCCGTGCGGCGTACGCGGATTGGGCATTCGGCCTGTTCCGCAGCGACCCCGAAGCCGAACGGCACAAGGGACTGACCTACGTCATGTTCCCGCTCACCGCCGACGGCGTTTCGGTCCGGCCGATTCCCCAGCTGGACGGGGAGCCCGGTTTCGCCGAGATCTTCCTCGACGAGGTGTTCGTGCCCGACCGTGACGTGATCGGCGCGCCAGGCGAAGGCTGGCGGGTCGCGATGAGCACCTCGAGCAACGAGCGCGGGCTGTCCCTGCGCAGCCCGGGACGGTTCAGCGCGACCGCGCAGCGACTGATCGACCTCTGGCTGGACCAGGGTGACCAGGCCAACACCGCGCAGCGAGATGCCGTGGTGGACGCCTGGATCGGGAGCGAGGCCTACCGCCTGCACACCTTCGGCACCGTCACCCGGCTCAACGAGGGCGGCAAGCTCGGCGCGGAATCGTCGATCACCAAGGTGTTCTGGTCCGAACTCGATATCGCGATGCACGAGACCGGACTCGACGTGCTCGGCGCCGCCGCGGAACGCTCCGGGCCGTGGACCGACGGCTACCTGTTCTCGCTTTCCGGCCCGATCTACGCGGGCACCAACGAGATTCAGCGCAACATCATCGCCGAGCGGCTGCTCGGACTACCGAGAGGAAGCAGCCGATGA
- a CDS encoding enoyl-CoA hydratase, with protein MSEPAVPDEGEVVTYEVRGRVAIVTLNRPDYRNAQNSVMTYALDAAFERAVEDPEVGVIVLAGNGKHFSAGHDIGTPGRDHHVRYPNKATLWWDHVDKTGGDQRFARELEVYLGMCRRWREIPKPTIAMVQGACIAGGLMLAWVCDLIIASDDAFFSDPVVRMGIPGVEYFAHPWVMGPRAAKEFLFTGDRFGAAQAKEWGMVNRVVPRAELETETLALAEKIATMPRFGLALTKKAVNQAEDLMGMRAGMDSVFGLHHFAHAHNAEVGADSLGGMNAKSMKATATGENGAK; from the coding sequence ATGTCGGAACCGGCTGTCCCGGACGAAGGGGAAGTCGTCACCTACGAGGTGCGCGGCCGCGTCGCGATCGTGACGCTGAACCGGCCGGACTACCGCAACGCGCAGAACTCGGTGATGACCTACGCGCTCGACGCCGCGTTCGAACGAGCCGTCGAGGACCCCGAGGTCGGGGTGATCGTGTTGGCGGGCAACGGAAAACACTTCAGCGCCGGCCACGATATCGGCACGCCGGGCCGCGACCACCACGTGCGCTATCCGAACAAGGCGACGCTGTGGTGGGATCACGTCGACAAGACCGGCGGCGATCAGCGTTTCGCGCGCGAGCTCGAGGTCTACCTCGGCATGTGCCGGCGCTGGCGGGAGATTCCCAAGCCGACCATCGCCATGGTGCAGGGCGCGTGCATCGCGGGCGGGCTGATGCTCGCCTGGGTGTGCGATCTGATCATCGCGTCCGACGACGCGTTCTTCTCCGATCCCGTTGTACGGATGGGAATTCCGGGCGTGGAGTACTTCGCCCATCCGTGGGTGATGGGACCGCGCGCGGCGAAGGAGTTCCTGTTCACCGGCGACCGATTCGGCGCGGCCCAGGCCAAGGAGTGGGGCATGGTGAACCGGGTCGTGCCCCGCGCGGAACTGGAGACCGAGACGCTGGCGCTGGCCGAGAAGATCGCCACCATGCCGCGCTTCGGTCTCGCGCTGACCAAGAAGGCGGTCAACCAGGCCGAAGACCTGATGGGCATGCGGGCCGGGATGGACTCGGTGTTCGGCCTGCACCACTTCGCGCACGCACACAACGCCGAAGTCGGCGCGGATTCGCTCGGCGGCATGAACGCCAAGTCGATGAAGGCCACCGCGACCGGCGAGAACGGGGCGAAGTAG
- a CDS encoding FadD3 family acyl-CoA ligase — MTTPAQTTPLALRHAAQTFGAAPALADGAVPLDWTQLHAAVLDVARALIARGVQAGDRVAMWAPNTYHWVVAALGAHYVGAALVPLNTRYVAAEAADVLARVDARALFIAGTFLGRDRLAELRATAPDLSIETVVVIPVEPDTATTDATAFDWSELAGIAEKATLAEAEDRASAVRPDDIADILFTSGTTGRSKGTLVAHRQALAVVRAWAECTTLRGDDRYLVVNPFFHNFGYKAGILACLVTGATIVPQAVFDVPVTLRLISEERITVLPGPPTIYQTILDHPQRGDFDLGTLRIAVTGAATVPVVLIERMREELDFDIVLTAYGLSEASGFGTMCRTDDDAATIAGTCGRPIAEFELRLADDGEVLLRGPNVMLGYLDDPESTAAAIDSDGWLHTGDIGTVDERGYLKITDRLKDMYISGGFNVYPAEVEQALARLDGVAESAVVGVPDTRMGEVGKAFVVRKAGATLTEEQVRAHATTVLANFKVPRFVEFRDQLPYSAAGKVLKRQLREEIS; from the coding sequence GTGACAACCCCTGCACAGACGACACCGCTGGCGCTGCGGCATGCCGCGCAGACCTTCGGCGCCGCGCCCGCGCTCGCCGACGGCGCGGTCCCGCTGGACTGGACGCAACTGCACGCCGCGGTCCTGGACGTGGCGCGGGCGCTGATCGCGCGCGGTGTGCAAGCCGGCGACCGCGTCGCGATGTGGGCGCCGAACACCTACCACTGGGTGGTCGCCGCGCTCGGCGCGCACTACGTCGGCGCCGCTTTGGTGCCGTTGAACACCCGCTATGTCGCCGCGGAGGCCGCGGACGTGCTGGCCAGAGTGGACGCGCGGGCACTGTTCATCGCCGGAACTTTCCTCGGGCGCGATCGCCTGGCCGAATTACGCGCGACCGCACCGGATCTCAGCATCGAGACAGTGGTCGTCATCCCGGTCGAACCGGACACCGCGACCACCGACGCCACCGCGTTCGACTGGTCCGAATTGGCCGGGATCGCGGAGAAGGCCACGCTCGCCGAGGCCGAGGACCGCGCGTCGGCGGTCCGGCCGGACGATATCGCCGACATCCTGTTCACCTCCGGCACCACCGGACGCAGCAAGGGCACGCTCGTGGCGCACCGTCAGGCGCTCGCGGTGGTCCGAGCCTGGGCCGAATGCACCACACTGCGCGGCGACGACCGGTATCTCGTGGTGAATCCGTTCTTCCACAACTTCGGCTACAAGGCGGGCATCCTGGCCTGCCTGGTCACCGGCGCCACGATCGTGCCGCAGGCGGTCTTCGACGTGCCCGTCACGTTGCGGCTGATAAGCGAAGAGCGGATCACCGTCCTGCCCGGCCCGCCGACGATCTATCAGACGATTCTCGACCACCCGCAACGTGGCGACTTCGACCTCGGCACGCTGCGGATCGCGGTGACCGGCGCGGCGACCGTGCCGGTGGTGCTCATCGAACGGATGCGCGAGGAACTCGACTTCGACATCGTGCTCACCGCCTACGGCCTGTCCGAAGCCTCCGGGTTCGGCACCATGTGCCGCACCGACGACGACGCGGCGACCATCGCGGGCACCTGCGGCCGGCCGATCGCGGAGTTCGAACTGCGCCTCGCCGACGACGGCGAGGTGCTGCTGCGCGGGCCGAACGTGATGCTCGGCTACCTCGACGACCCCGAAAGCACCGCCGCCGCCATCGATTCCGACGGCTGGTTGCACACCGGCGACATCGGCACGGTCGACGAGCGCGGCTATCTGAAGATCACCGACCGACTCAAGGACATGTACATCTCCGGCGGATTCAACGTATATCCGGCCGAAGTCGAGCAAGCCCTCGCCAGGTTGGACGGCGTGGCCGAATCCGCGGTCGTCGGGGTGCCGGACACCCGGATGGGCGAGGTGGGCAAGGCTTTCGTCGTCCGCAAGGCAGGCGCGACGCTCACCGAAGAACAGGTGCGCGCGCACGCCACCACCGTGCTGGCCAACTTCAAGGTGCCGCGATTCGTGGAATTCCGCGATCAGCTGCCCTACAGCGCCGCCGGGAAAGTGCTCAAGCGTCAACTACGTGAGGAGATTTCGTGA
- a CDS encoding acyl-CoA dehydrogenase family protein gives MQTSESDTAGSGGRFSASADQQFAADVREWLADNLNGEFRELRGLGGPGREHEAFDERLAWDRHLAAAGWTCLGWPEEYGGRAASVRQQVIFHEEYAKANAPARVSHVGEELLGPTVLAFGTQAQRDRFLPGIRTVSELWCQGYSEPGAGSDLAAITTSARRDGDEWSINGQKIWTSLAHVADWCFVIARTEPGSTRHHGLSYLLVPMKQPGIDVRPIIQLTGTSEFNEVFFDDARTAADLVVGEPGDGWRIAMGTLTFERGISTLGQQIRFARELADVEALARRTGAAADPLIAERIDRAWVGLRVLRAHAIRTMQGAGVTDGGQASVAKLLWANWHRGLGELAMAVLGPAGLVADEDDLNEWQRLYLFTRADTIYGGSNEVQRNIIAERVLGLPREARG, from the coding sequence ATCCAGACCTCAGAATCCGATACCGCCGGTTCGGGCGGGCGGTTTTCCGCGAGCGCGGACCAGCAATTCGCCGCCGACGTGCGCGAGTGGCTCGCGGACAACCTGAACGGCGAGTTCCGCGAGCTGCGCGGACTCGGCGGGCCGGGCCGCGAGCACGAGGCGTTCGACGAGCGCCTCGCCTGGGACCGGCATCTCGCCGCGGCCGGCTGGACCTGCCTCGGCTGGCCGGAAGAATACGGCGGCCGGGCGGCCAGCGTGCGCCAGCAGGTGATCTTCCACGAGGAGTACGCGAAAGCGAATGCGCCCGCGCGGGTTTCGCATGTCGGTGAAGAACTGCTCGGACCGACGGTGCTCGCCTTCGGCACCCAGGCGCAGCGCGATCGTTTCCTGCCCGGTATCCGCACCGTGTCCGAACTGTGGTGCCAGGGGTATTCCGAGCCCGGCGCGGGCTCGGACCTGGCCGCGATCACCACCTCGGCCCGCCGCGACGGCGACGAATGGTCGATCAACGGGCAGAAGATCTGGACGTCACTGGCCCACGTCGCCGACTGGTGCTTCGTGATCGCCCGGACCGAACCCGGTTCCACCCGCCACCACGGCCTGTCCTACCTGCTTGTTCCGATGAAACAGCCAGGCATCGATGTGCGGCCGATCATCCAGCTGACCGGCACCTCGGAGTTCAACGAGGTCTTCTTCGACGACGCGCGCACCGCCGCCGATCTGGTCGTCGGCGAACCGGGCGATGGCTGGCGGATCGCCATGGGCACGCTGACATTCGAGCGGGGCATCTCCACGCTCGGCCAGCAGATCCGGTTCGCCAGAGAACTGGCCGATGTCGAGGCCTTGGCCCGGCGCACCGGCGCCGCAGCCGACCCGTTGATCGCGGAGCGGATCGATCGCGCCTGGGTCGGCCTGCGGGTGCTGCGCGCACACGCCATCCGCACCATGCAGGGTGCGGGTGTCACCGACGGCGGTCAGGCCTCGGTCGCGAAACTGTTGTGGGCCAACTGGCATCGCGGACTCGGCGAACTGGCGATGGCCGTGCTGGGACCCGCGGGCCTGGTGGCCGACGAGGACGATCTGAACGAATGGCAGCGGCTGTACCTGTTCACCCGCGCCGACACCATCTACGGAGGTTCGAACGAAGTGCAGCGCAACATCATCGCCGAGCGGGTGCTCGGCCTACCGCGTGAGGCACGAGGATGA
- a CDS encoding SDR family oxidoreductase, which translates to MTDLSVAPQPVPGHGLLTGRAAVITAAAGTGIGSATARRLLAEGADVVVSDWHERRLAETAAELAAEFPDRKVASIACDVQRTEQVNALVAGAGEAIGRIDIMVNNAGLGGETPVVDMTDEQWDRVLDITLNGTFRCTRAALNYFRAAGHGGVIVNNASVLGWRAQHGQAHYAAAKAGVMALTRCSAVEAAELGVRINAVAPSIARHAFLDKVSSTELLDRLSEREAFGRAAEPWEVAATIAMLASDYTTYLTGEVVSVSSQRA; encoded by the coding sequence ATGACCGACCTCTCCGTCGCGCCGCAGCCGGTTCCGGGACACGGCCTGCTCACCGGCCGTGCCGCCGTCATCACCGCGGCCGCGGGTACCGGCATCGGCTCGGCCACCGCGCGCAGGCTGCTCGCGGAGGGCGCCGATGTGGTCGTCTCCGATTGGCACGAGCGGCGTTTGGCCGAGACGGCGGCCGAGCTCGCGGCCGAATTCCCGGACCGCAAGGTCGCCTCGATCGCCTGCGACGTGCAGCGCACTGAGCAGGTGAACGCGCTGGTGGCCGGAGCGGGCGAGGCGATCGGGCGGATCGACATCATGGTCAACAACGCCGGCCTCGGCGGGGAGACGCCGGTTGTCGACATGACCGACGAGCAGTGGGATCGCGTGCTCGACATCACCCTCAACGGCACCTTCCGCTGCACGCGCGCGGCGCTCAATTACTTCCGGGCCGCCGGACACGGTGGCGTGATCGTCAATAACGCGAGCGTGCTCGGCTGGCGCGCGCAGCACGGCCAAGCGCACTACGCCGCGGCCAAAGCCGGCGTGATGGCGCTGACCCGGTGCAGTGCCGTCGAGGCTGCCGAACTCGGGGTCCGGATCAACGCGGTCGCGCCCAGCATCGCGCGGCACGCTTTCCTGGACAAGGTCAGCTCGACCGAACTGCTGGACCGGCTCTCCGAACGCGAGGCGTTCGGCCGGGCCGCCGAGCCGTGGGAGGTCGCGGCCACCATCGCCATGCTTGCCAGCGACTACACCACATACCTGACCGGTGAGGTGGTGTCGGTCAGTAGCCAACGAGCCTGA
- a CDS encoding TetR/AcrR family transcriptional regulator gives MAGVTAPDASKSARRNELLTLAAELFAERGLRATTVRDIADAAGILSGSLYHHFDSKESMVDEILRGFLDDLFGHYREIVAAGLSSRDTLEALVIASYQSFDRHHAAVAIYQAEAKRLRTAERFTYIADYNREFRELWHRVLTNGVQDGSFRPEIDVELAYRFLRDTVWVAVRWYQPGGPITVDNLAKQYLTIVLDGLTASENG, from the coding sequence ATGGCCGGTGTGACGGCACCCGACGCTTCGAAATCAGCACGGCGCAATGAACTGCTCACGCTGGCGGCCGAACTGTTCGCCGAACGCGGACTGCGCGCCACCACCGTGCGCGATATCGCCGACGCGGCCGGGATTCTATCCGGGAGCCTCTACCACCACTTCGATTCCAAGGAGTCGATGGTGGACGAGATCCTGCGCGGGTTCCTGGACGACCTGTTCGGGCACTACCGCGAGATCGTCGCCGCCGGGCTCAGCTCGCGAGACACCTTGGAAGCCTTGGTGATCGCGTCCTACCAGTCCTTCGACCGGCATCACGCCGCGGTGGCGATCTATCAGGCCGAGGCGAAGCGGCTGCGCACCGCCGAACGGTTCACCTACATCGCCGACTACAACCGCGAATTCCGCGAGCTGTGGCACCGCGTCTTGACCAACGGCGTGCAGGACGGCAGCTTTCGGCCCGAGATCGACGTCGAGCTGGCGTACCGGTTCCTGCGCGACACGGTGTGGGTGGCGGTGCGGTGGTACCAGCCCGGTGGCCCGATCACCGTCGACAACCTCGCCAAGCAGTATCTGACCATCGTGCTCGACGGGCTCACCGCCTCCGAAAACGGCTAG
- a CDS encoding acetyl-CoA C-acetyltransferase, with product MSAPSAPRRPYTPLRDAYVIDAVRTPVGKRGGALAAVHPADLGAAALRGLLDRHSIDPGNVDDVIVGCVDNVGPQAGNVGRTAWLAAGYPEEVPGVTVDRQCGSSQQAINFGAQAIMSGTAEVIVAGGLQNMSAIPISAAMYAGKEYGFESPFVGAAGWDHRYGTAEVTQFRAAQLIAEKWGISREDMERWALRSHERARDAIKNGRFDREIVPVGDFWIDQGPRETTLEKMASLPPLAEGSPLTAAVASQISDGASATLLASDWAVETYGLTPRARIHHVSARGADPIFMLTAPIPATKWALEKTGLTIEDIDVIEINEAFAPVVLAWLKETGADPEKVNVNGGAIALGHPLGATGAKLFATLLNELERRNGRYGLLTICEGGGTANVTIIERLPH from the coding sequence ATGTCTGCACCCTCCGCTCCCCGCCGCCCCTACACCCCGCTGCGGGACGCCTACGTGATCGATGCGGTGCGCACACCGGTCGGTAAGCGCGGCGGCGCCCTCGCCGCCGTGCACCCGGCCGACCTCGGCGCCGCCGCGCTGCGCGGGCTGCTGGATCGCCACTCGATCGACCCGGGCAATGTCGACGACGTGATCGTCGGCTGTGTCGACAACGTCGGCCCGCAGGCCGGCAACGTCGGCCGGACCGCCTGGCTGGCCGCCGGATACCCGGAAGAGGTACCCGGCGTCACCGTCGACCGGCAGTGCGGATCCAGCCAGCAGGCCATCAATTTCGGTGCGCAGGCGATCATGAGCGGCACCGCCGAGGTGATCGTCGCGGGCGGCCTGCAGAACATGAGCGCCATCCCGATCTCCGCCGCCATGTACGCGGGCAAGGAGTACGGCTTCGAGTCGCCGTTCGTCGGCGCCGCCGGCTGGGACCACCGCTACGGCACCGCCGAGGTCACGCAGTTCCGTGCCGCCCAGTTGATCGCCGAGAAGTGGGGCATCAGCCGAGAAGACATGGAGCGCTGGGCTTTGCGCAGCCACGAGCGGGCCCGCGACGCGATCAAGAACGGCCGTTTCGATCGCGAGATCGTGCCGGTCGGCGATTTCTGGATCGATCAGGGGCCGCGCGAGACCACCCTGGAGAAGATGGCGTCGCTGCCGCCGCTGGCCGAGGGCAGCCCGTTGACCGCGGCCGTCGCGAGCCAGATCTCCGACGGCGCCAGCGCCACCCTGCTCGCCTCCGACTGGGCCGTCGAGACTTACGGTTTGACCCCGCGCGCCCGCATCCATCACGTCAGCGCCCGCGGCGCCGACCCCATCTTCATGCTCACCGCGCCGATCCCGGCCACCAAGTGGGCGCTCGAAAAGACCGGTCTCACTATCGAGGACATCGACGTCATCGAGATCAACGAGGCCTTCGCCCCCGTCGTCCTGGCCTGGCTGAAGGAAACCGGTGCCGACCCCGAAAAGGTCAACGTCAACGGCGGCGCCATCGCCCTGGGGCACCCCCTCGGCGCCACCGGCGCAAAGCTTTTCGCCACCCTCCTCAACGAACTGGAACGCCGCAACGGCCGCTACGGCCTCCTCACCATCTGCGAAGGCGGCGGCACCGCCAACGTAACCATCATCGAGCGCCTCCCCCACTGA
- a CDS encoding DUF6188 family protein — MELLLQIEGLPVAAVVRGATATIRFGEPDTFELQIEGELTFRTSTGSVLQAPSNDYAVVAAELESLIGSVVTRADASESDGLILEFSSGAAIHVPIDKDYEAWGIVGRDGSRVICTPGGEFAIWSANK, encoded by the coding sequence ATGGAATTGCTATTGCAGATCGAAGGATTGCCGGTGGCAGCTGTAGTTCGTGGTGCCACGGCGACGATTCGATTCGGCGAGCCGGATACCTTCGAATTGCAGATCGAGGGTGAGCTGACGTTCCGAACGTCGACCGGGAGTGTGCTGCAAGCCCCCTCCAACGACTATGCCGTAGTGGCCGCTGAGCTCGAATCTCTCATCGGCTCCGTGGTCACGCGAGCAGATGCTAGCGAAAGCGATGGCTTGATCCTCGAGTTCAGTTCTGGAGCTGCCATCCATGTTCCCATCGACAAAGACTATGAGGCATGGGGGATTGTGGGAAGAGATGGGTCACGCGTGATCTGCACGCCGGGTGGGGAATTCGCCATCTGGTCGGCGAACAAATAG
- a CDS encoding heavy metal-binding domain-containing protein: MLVSTMNDVPGHRVVRVFGEVAGLTVRSRGLGSNLAAGFRSLGGGEITEYTQLLYHSRHEAIMRMCQHAMSFGANGILAMRFDCNEIANTMSEVAAYGTAVLLEPAEKN; the protein is encoded by the coding sequence ATCCTCGTCTCCACCATGAACGACGTGCCCGGCCACCGGGTCGTCCGGGTGTTCGGTGAGGTCGCGGGCCTGACCGTGCGCAGCCGCGGCCTCGGCTCGAACCTCGCCGCCGGCTTCCGTTCCCTCGGCGGCGGCGAGATCACCGAATACACCCAGCTGCTCTACCACTCCCGCCACGAGGCGATCATGCGAATGTGCCAGCACGCCATGTCCTTCGGCGCCAACGGCATCCTCGCCATGCGCTTCGACTGCAACGAGATCGCCAACACCATGAGCGAAGTAGCCGCCTACGGCACCGCCGTCCTCCTGGAACCCGCCGAGAAGAACTGA